A DNA window from Bos indicus x Bos taurus breed Angus x Brahman F1 hybrid chromosome 16, Bos_hybrid_MaternalHap_v2.0, whole genome shotgun sequence contains the following coding sequences:
- the LOC113906832 gene encoding nucleosome assembly protein 1-like 1, with product MAEIDNKEQSELDQDLDDVEEVEEEETGEETKIKARQLTVQVMQNPQILAALQERLDGLVETPTGYIESLPRVVKRRVNALKNLQVKCAQIEAKFYEEVHDLERKYAVLYQPLFDKRFEIINAIYEPTEEECEWKPDEEDEILEELKEKAKVEDEKKDEEKEDPKGIPEFWLTVFKNVDLLSDMVQEHDEPILKHLKDIKVKFSDAGQPMSFALEFHFEPNEYFTNEVLTKTYRMRSEPDDSDPFSFDGPEIMGCTGCQIDWKKGKNVTLKTIKKKQKHKGRGTVRTVTKTVSNDSFFNFFAPPEVPESGDLDDDSEAILAADFEIGHFLRERIIPRSVLYFTGEAIEDDDDDYDEEGEEADEGYQLFEEVKSCSKLFQRWLQ from the coding sequence ATGGCAGAGATCGACAACAAAGAACAGTCTGAACTTGATCAAGATTTGGATGATGTTGAAgaagtagaagaagaagaaactggtgaagaaacaaaaatcaaagcgcGTCAGCTGACTGTTCAGGTGATGCAAAATCCTCAGATTCTTGCAGCCCTTCAAGAAAGACTTGATGGTCTGGTAGAAACACCAACAGGATACATTGAAAGCTTGCCTAGGGTAGTTAAAAGACGGGTGAATGCTCTCAAAAACCTTCAAGTTAAATGTGCACAGATAGAAGCCAAATTCTATGAGGAAGTTCATGATCTTGAAAGAAAGTATGCTGTTCTTTATCAGCCTCTGTTTGATAAGCGATTTGAGATCATTAATGCCATTTATGAACCTACAGAAGAAGAGTGTGAATGGAAACCAGATGAGGAAGATGAAATTTTGGAGGAGCTAAAAGAAAAGGCCAAGGttgaagatgagaaaaaggatgaagaaaaagaagatccCAAGGGAATTCCTGAGTTTTGGTTGACCGTTTTTAAGAATGTTGACTTGCTCAGTGATATGGTTCAGGAACATGATGAGCCTATTCTGAAGCACTTGAAAGATATTAAAGTGAAGTTCTCAGATGCTGGTCAGCCTATGAGTTTTGCCTTAGAATTTCACTTTGAACCCAATGAATATTTCACAAATGAAGTGTTGACAAAGACATATAGGATGAGGTCAGAACCAGATGATTCTGATCCCTTTTCTTTTGATGGACCAGAAATTATGGGTTGTACAGGGTGCCAGATAGAttggaaaaaagggaagaatgtCACTTTGAAAACGATTAAGAAGAAGCAGAAACACAAGGGACGTGGGACAGTTCGTACTGTGACCAAAACAGTTTCTAATgactctttctttaatttttttgcccCTCCTGAAGTTCCTGAGAGTGGAGATCTGGATGATGATTCTGAAGCTATCCTCGCTGCAGACTTTGAAATTGGTCACTTTTTACGTGAGCGTATAATCCCAAGATCAGTGTTATACTTTACTGGAGAAGCTATTGAAGACGATGACGATGATTATGATGAAGAAGGTGAAGAAGCGGATGAGGGTTATCAGCTCTTTGAAGAAGTCAAAAGCTGCAGTAAACTTTTTCAACGTTGGCTGCAGTAA